The Accipiter gentilis chromosome 14, bAccGen1.1, whole genome shotgun sequence genome contains a region encoding:
- the TRANK1 gene encoding TPR and ankyrin repeat-containing protein 1 isoform X2 has product MDAMEYAQLMRQDGNQDFKNGNYSLAIRKYDQALHMLGCLMQWVPCSRDIAVLHCNKSTALYSLGKWREAVFSAYQSLHWDPEYVKAYYRAGHSLIMLSDSYEAISMFHKGLILLNASADRTQVADFVAGIFMSVNDERVFPPTFPPAYDYVFSARFDALIWQAVIERLAQKGKWRSCLLLLSEKKELPTNLRVNQLPLKNLFETSELYGHGEKMQEVAELVKWLISIGAKVETIGVYPLHAVIRLCIKARKNHLFRWLLTQRPDLKDRLNQQDRDGCTLLHIVASSSEYSQKRSQTEDVIMLLNFGVDPTVPDVRSRYVIDILKKNKNFDAVKAVSNHIEKHPSPEKWTGGNESRAIADTDSLLDVLEQFVQFYKLENGAYHKNVLKEDAVKRFLKLLSSVKEIPEGVVCNISHACANSFIKQLLEKQMWHKVLLLLTGKASGEKPSGGGLFKNCSLSDVDIGNVIQQCDRSDKQVHLIRCLIERGALPDGIGTNSEIPLQICLKKNYFELVYLLLTKGADPQNVSIAQGDTPLHAAVSICLNNRDGTGLNILNYLLDLFASRPSDFPYLNPNIQDDNGNTVMHVVFQRGFSKQAKRIMESLARFDVNFNIKNKLGRDVRHRIKKNDPLLLAWNNATLEKKKYRQDIAGQSVKTSKPIPASEISQPKSTGRSSSGSSLKAPSGSAVHNDLKTPCSVKTKKDQLAKQETEGINSPLTLQESLVQAITALIQQLKLGDTLRKDHPLVQKPSSAKTNLEEGRSKSLQPCGSIAYPEGKGDDWEKKKGAGEFSMDLPDGEKEEPEEEKGKIPDIEAYVQEFDNMTWEIECTPEMLKTLGSKAVPHYLKTKTIMTIKQLGNGEWTRGLQKPLKHLKADIQLYEAKLGKGARMLWELAIDFSPRCSESAEKIMETEQRICLPENSGRVYTEIIRIWAIVLDHCKLNRVLDNICISYNRGLSCILRKKLKGINEGRQNHNVTTQKRVPRCYVEDPEAEKSKEHTIPEYFPPASAAELEYNIMKFHSFSTNMALNIINDVHSSVEYPFRVGELEYAVIDLNPKPTEPIILIGRSGTGKTTCCLYRLWKKFYSYWEKSTLANGPLLERQTWQQRQCSEVEKAGLEKEESELKQDSDDSSEEQMSDEQDRDSEDENFPAGTADAEMNSCDDHEEDEMCSAEALNRLEHLHQIFVTKNPVLCQEVQKNFIELSKSSKVTSHFKPLEPNVHKLQDIKDENFPLFVTSKQLLLLLDASMPDPFFPRNEDGSLKRIIVGWSPQEDLVVPNWQDEDEESNFEAEHGDDEGAADVYSRESDPRTFVTYDVFANEMWPKMIKGKSLYNPALVWKEIKSFLKGSFEALSCSGGKLTEEQYKKLGRKRSPNFTEDRSEIYHLFCLYQQIRSQRGYFDEEDLLYNLSQRLLKLRELPWSIHEFYGDEIQDFTQAELALLMKCINDPNAMFLTGDTAQSIMKGVAFRFSDLRSLFHYASKNSMNKKQRVRKPKRIYQLYQNYRSHSGILRLASGVVDLLQHYFPESFDRLPKDCGLFDGPKPTVLESCSVSDLAILLRGNKRKTQPIEFGAHQVVLVANETAKEKIPEELSLALVLTVYEAKGLEFDDVLLYNFFTDSEASKEWKIISSYTPDSDVQVGSKLLIEMPLEDATGMQKRTPFNVEMYKMLNGELKQLYTAITRARVNLWIFDEDNDKRAPAFKYFIKREFVQVVKADEKKDLDDSMFAKTSTPEEWIAQGDYYAKHQFWEVAAKCYQKGGAAEKSKLALAHDAVLKVHSKKSSPREKQMEYMTLAKTYLECGEPKLSLKCLFQSKEFRLCAELCRKLGKMKDAAVYYQKSQCYKEASECYEQIEEFDLAIKMYCQEELYEEAAKAVERYEEMLNTKGQMVSKLSCTANQLYLEAAAKYLSMNRTEEMMQVLSKLDIEDQLEFLKSRGCLRQTADLLKREGREEEAAKLMKQHGFALEAANLTAIKEFRALCLLAAARAGVTRCSESDLVDLEVILREALELCEQTEQKSGIAEAVFLQGTLKGDFAKLSNAYCQFLSLNHSAGAVEALFALCHCSTHNQNILFMATRGLMALLSLVRGLKKAATNAEKDMVKSCFAYFGIVPTGDSCQVSQNEGEPILKFLPDKPSLKERKTKGDLSVSTEEVKSALKQHLLSRLCSITHVLLNRHYPGICMKFIVGLNCEDKTCEDYHKPLLRHEAKTIFQCKMHLVAINGLLLEATRTFPKELLNQCKSFDDILTADKYASCKALLEMFFPNHFHLRILSENPKACKEILEFSNIISKPCRAVLKEYITFKFKNEDTAARRESTDLWLRAMQVFILSSGYPEEFEKLLFKEEDDYNKELNFALSKAKNSPKSKGQGGKAKGIEGRHGMLLPDKNAENAGRTHLCFIRLLENSLEQFYVHKNPENCKRFFFRFMNVLVKKCTRYLIPSIGNTVMLLEFQYMLCCAVLMRLSKNITLCFPKSYIALIHYWEFLFRSKDHNKELRDTFSIIQEYRPKDAYVAVQNFRFHLCYLAEVLCGVHGKFNVLLDAFEDPDCITSGEAERTVVLCLVMLLNADQVQNSRYRSLLRHHFPEIKVMLKSMRKDSPSKVPERLLRVVEQVSDATHVREIAAGLQELLTERDAEYLVDCRWKWDSAYTQGHPPIRGILYETINLDRFMTSLDKTEYTDELEKELERVHCLEDQKDPLEVIALSKQQKQEQKASAQRQLRRVFHFIFVCMRWKRKACSKAEPVAMEGEEFLSEIFKKADIDQTQCDLCGVRFIQSSENYFSRSENIEADTSEAVTPTEISGEEKLHAEGNAVSVANEAYVEHRSTDEHRNNNVAYKYYADFFRRKIDPIIYDGLEVVEAITEKTYTRDYLAYKEGSNLRQRKIKENIKKISDAVEEIYERKAWAKAEEIITKHANKLVATIDEARKWLKKMDSHRIKEEGFVHDRDLENEVEDESMTFEELVYKKPSRKKGRCGKW; this is encoded by the exons GCCAAACAGAAGATGTGATCATGCTCCTGAATTTTGGGGTTGATCCCACTGTTCCAGATGTGCGGTCAAGATATGTCATAGATAtcttgaaaaagaacaaaaacttcGATGCTGTAAAAGCAGTCAGCAATCACATTGAGAAACACCCTTCCCCTGAGAAATGGACAG GGGGGAATGAAAGCAGAGCCATAGCTGATACAGATTCTCTCCTGGATGTTCTTGAACAGTTTGTCCAGTTCTACAAGCTTGAAAATGGAGCATATCATAAAAATGTCTTGAAGGAAGATGCAGTTAAGCGATTTCTGAAACTGCTATCTTCTGTGAAAG AAATCCCTGAAGGGGTGGTTTGTAACATCTCTCATGCCTGCGCTAACAGCTTCATAAAACAGTTGCTGGAGAAGCAAATGTGGCATAAAGTTTTGCTGCTGCTAACAGGGAAAGCCAGTGGGGAAAAGCCGTCAGGTGGAGGACTCTTCAAAAACTGCAGTCTTTCAGATGTTGACATCGGCAACGTTATCCAACAGTGTGACAGATCGGATAAGCAAGTGCACCTCATAAGATGCTTGATTGAACGAGGAG CTCTGCCAGATGGGATTGGAACCAACTCTGAAATACCACTGCAAATATGCctcaaaaagaattattttgaactAGTGTATTTGCTGCTGACCAAAGGTGCAGATCCTCAGAATGTCTCCATTGCACAAGGAGATACTCCTTTGCATGCTGCAGTTTCCATCTGTTTAAATAATAGAG ATGGCACTGGTTTAAACATCCTGAACTATCTGCTTGATCTCTTTGCTTCAAGACCTTCTGACTTTCCATATCTTAATCCAAACATACAGGATGACAATGGAAATACAGTGATGCATGTTGTTTTTCAGAGAGGATTTTCAAAACAGGCTAAGAGAATAATGGAGTCATTGGCAAGATTTGATGTTAACTTTAATATAAAAAACAAATTAGGAAGAGATGTGAggcatagaattaaaaaaaatgacccACTGCTACTTGCCTGGAATAATGCTAcactggagaaaaagaagtaCCGGCAGGATATAGCAGGGCAGTCAGTTAAAACATCTAAGCCCATTCCAGCCTCTGAGATTTCACAGCCAAAGAGCACAGGGCGTTCTTCATCTGGGTCCTCATTAAAGGCACCATCTGGCAGTGCAGTGCATAATGATTTAAAAACCCCGTGTTctgtaaagacaaaaaaagatcaGTTGGCAAAGCAGGAAACAGAAGGAATAAATAGCCCCTTAACGCTGCAGGAAAGTCTAGTGCAGGCAATCACAGCTTTAATTCAGCAATTAAAATTGGGTGACACCCTGAGAAAGGATCATCCTCTGGTACAAAAGCCATCTTCAGCCAAGACTAATTTGGAAGAGGGAAGAAGTAAGTCCTTGCAACCTTGTGGAAGCATAGCTTATCCTGAAGGAAAAGGAGAtgattgggagaaaaagaagggagCAGGGGAATTTAGTATGGACCTGCCtgatggagagaaggaagaaccagaggaagagaaggggaagattcCGGATATTGAGGCATATGTGCAGGAGTTTGATAATATGACCTGGGAAATAGAGTGCACTCCTGAAATGCTGAAGACATTGggcagcaaagctgtgcctcATTATCTGAAAACTAAAACTATAATGACAATTAAGCAGCTTGGCAATGGAGAATGGACTAGGGGCCTTCAGAAGCCACTGAAACACTTGAAAGCTGATATCCAACTGTATGAAGCCAAGTTGGGCAAAGGTGCAAGAATGCTATGGGAACTTGCAATTGACTTTTCGCCTCGTTGCAGCGAGAGCGCGGAAAAGATCATGGAGACAGAACAGAGAATATGTCTTCCAGAAAATTCTGGTAGAGTTTACACGGAAATAATCAGAATTTGGGCCATTGTTCTTGACCACTGCAAGCTGAACCGTGTCTTAGATAATATATGTATTTCCTACAATCGTGGTTTATCCTGCATCTTGAGGAAAAAGCTCAAGGGCATAAATGAAGGGCGTCAGAACCACAATGTGACAACACAGAAGCGTGTTCCACGTTGTTATGTTGAAGACCCAGAGGCAGAAAAGTCAAAAGAACATACCATACCTGAGTATTTCCCTCCAGCCAGTGCAGCAGAGTTGGAATACAATATAATGAAATTTCACAGCTTCAGTACTAACATGGCACTTAACATTATAAATGATGTACATTCTTCTGTTGAATACCCTTTCAGGGTTGGGGAGTTGGAGTACGCAGTAATTGATCTCAATCCAAAGCCCACGGAACCAATCATTTTAATAGGGCGAAGCGGGACAGGAAAGACGACTTGCTGCTTGTATAGGCTTTGGAAGAAATTCTATTCGTACTGGGAAAAATCCACCTTGGCAAATGGTCCTCTGCTGGAGAGGCAAACGTGGCAGCAAAGACAGTGCAGTGAGGTTGAAAAAGCTGGGttagagaaggaagagagtgAACTAAAACAGGACAGTGATGATTCAAGCGAGGAACAGATGAGCGACGAGCAAGACCGGGACAGTGAGGATGAAAATTTTCCTGCAGGCACAGCTGATGCAGAAATGAATTCATGTGATGACCATGAAGAAGACGAAATGTGTAGTGCAGAAGCATTGAACAGGCTGGAACACCTGCACCAGATCTTTGTGACAAAAAATCCTGTCTTGTGCCAGGAAGTTCAGAAAAATTTCATTGAACTTAGCAAGTCTTCCAAGGTAACCAGTCACTTCAAGCCTCTGGAGCCAAATGTTCACAAGCTACAAGACATTAAAGATGAAAATTTTCCTCTATTTGTCACCTCCAAGCAGTTATTGCTGTTACTGGATGCATCCATGCCTGACCCATTTTTTCCAAGAAACGAGGATGGAAGCCTTAAAAGAATCATTGTTGGTTGGAGTCCTCAGGAAGACTTGGTTGTACCAAATTGGCAAGATGAGGatgaagaaagtaattttgaagCAGAACATGGTGATGATGAAGGAGCTGCAGATGTGTACTCTAGGGAAAGTGATCCTCGGACTTTTGTGACTTACGATGTATTTGCAAATGAAATGTGGCCAAAAATGATAAAAGGTAAAAGCTTGTACAATCCAGCACTGgtttggaaagaaataaaatcatttctGAAAGGCTCTTTTGAGGCACTGAGTTGCTCTGGAGGTAAACTTACTGAGGAGCAGTACAAAAAGCTAGGCCGAAAGAGATCACCGAACTTCACAGAAGACAGGAGTGAAATCTATCACCTCTTTTGTCTTTATCAACAGATACGATCACAGAGAGGTTACTTCGATGAAGAAGATTTGCTGTATAATTTATCTCAAAGACTCTTAAAGCTCAGGGAGCTGCCGTGGTCCATCCATGAGTTTTATGGTGACGAGATACAGGATTTCACCCAAGCTGAGCTAGCACTGTTAATGAAATGCATCAATGATCCTAATGCCATGTTTCTAACTGGTGACACTGCCCAGAGCATAATGAAAGGAGTTGCTTTTCGTTTTAGTGATCTGAGGTCACTGTTTCATTACGCAAGCAAGAACTCCATGAACAAGAAGCAGCGTGTTAGAAAACCAAAAAGGATATATCAGTTGTACCAGAACTACAGGTCCCATTCAG GTATTCTCCGTTTAGCATCTGGAGTGGTTGATTTGCTTCAGCATTATTTCCCAGAATCTTTTGATCGGCTTCCTAAGGACTGCGGTCTCTTTGATGGACCGAAACCTACGGTCTTAGAGTCCTGCAGTGTTAGTGACCTAGCAATTCTGCTGAGGGGcaacaaaaggaaaacacagcCCATTGAATTTGGAGCGCatcag GTGGTATTAGTGGCAAATGAAACTGCAAAGGAGAAGATACCTGAGGAACTTAGTTTAGCACTTGTACTGACAGTTTATGAAGCAAAGGGCTTGGAATTTGATGATGTACTCCTTTACAACTTTTTCACAGACTCAGAG GCTAGTAAAGAATGGAAGATAATTTCTTCTTATACTCCTGATTCGGATGTGCAAGTAGGAAGCAAATTGCTAATTGAAATGCCTTTAGAGGATGCTACTGGTATGCAGAAAAGAACTCCTTTTAATGTAGAAATGTACAAG ATGCTGAATGGAGAACTAAAGCAATTGTATACTGCCATTACAAGGGCCAGAGTCAATCTTTGGATTTTCGATGAAGACAATGATAAACGGGCTCCAGCTTTTAAGTATTTCATCAAAAGAGAATTTGTTCAGGTTGTcaaagcagatgaaaagaaag ACTTAGATGACAGCATGTTTGCTAAAACTTCAACTCCAGAAGAATGGATTGCACAGGGAGACTACTATGCTAAACATCAGTTCTGGGAG GTAGCAGCCAAATGTTACCAAAAGGGAGGAGCAGCGGAGAAGTCAAAACTGGCCCTGGCACACGATGCTGTTCTCAAAGTGCACTCAAAGAAAAGCAGCCCCAG GGAAAAACAGATGGAATATATGACATTGGCTAAAACTTACTTGGAATGTGGAGAACCAAAACTATCACTAAAATGTCTGTTTCAGTCAAAGGAGTTCCGGCTTTGTGCAGAACTGTGTAGAAAGTTAGGAAAG ATGAAAGATGCTGCAGTTTACTATCAGAAAAGCCAGTGCTACAAAGAAGCATCTGAATGTTATGAACAAATTGAGGAGTTTGATCTGGCAATTAAAATGTATTGTCAGGAAGAACTCTATGAAGAGGCAGCAAAGGCAGTTGAAAG ATATGAAGAGATGTTAAATACAAAAGGACAAATGGTTTCCAAACTCTCATGTACAGCAAATCAGTTGTATTTGGAAGCAGCTGCAAAGTACCTGAGTATGAACAGAACTGAGGAAATGATGCAAGTCCTCTCAAAACTTGATATAGAGGATCAGCTTGAGTTTCTGAAGTCTCGTGGATGCTTGCGCCAAACAGCAGACTTGCTGAAAAGGGAAGGCCGAGAGGAAGAAGCTGCAAAGTTAATGAAACAACACGGGTTTGCTCTGGAAGCAGCCAACCTCACAGCTATAAAAGAATTTCGTGCATTGTGTTTGCTTGCTGCAGCACGTGCCGGTGTGACTCGCTGCTCAGAATCGGACCTGGTGGACTTGGAGGTCATCCTAAGAGAAGCCCTCGAACTTTGTGAACAAACTGAGCAGAAGTCTGGCATTGCTGAGGCTGTGTTTTTGCAGGGAACTCTGAAGGGAGACTTTGCAAAGCTGAGCAACGCATACTGTCAGTTCCTGTCTCTGAATCACTCTGCTGGTGCAGTTGAAGCTCTCTTTGCATTATGTCACTGCAGCACTCATAACCAGAACATCCTCTTTATGGCAACACGTGGCTTAATGGCTCTTCTGAGTCTCGTTAGGGGTTTGAAGAAAGCAGCCACCAATGCGGAGAAAGATATGGTGAAGTCATGCTTTGCTTATTTTGGGATTGTCCCAACAGGTGACAGTTGCCAGGTGTCTCAAAATGAAGGTGAACCCATTCTCAAGTTTTTGCCAGACAAGCCAAGTCTAAAAGAGAGGAAGACAAAAGGTGATCTCTCAGTAAGCACAGAGGAGGTAAAATCAGCTTTGAAGCAGCACTTGTTAAGCAGGTTGTGCTCTATCACCCATGTGTTACTGAATAGGCATTACCCTGGTATTTGTATGAAGTTCATTGTTGGCTTGAACTGTGAAGATAAAACCTGTGAGGATTACCATAAGCCCTTGTTGCGCCATGAAGCAAAGACaatatttcagtgtaaaatgCATCTGGTGGCAATAAACGGACTGCTGTTGGAAGCTACACGCACTTTCCCTAAAGAGCTACTGAATCAGTGCAAAAGCTTTGATGATATTTTGACTGCTGACAAATATGCATCATGTAAAGCCCTcctagaaatgttttttcctaatCACTTTCATTTGAGAATACTGTCTGAGAACCCAAAGGCATGCAAAGAAATACTGGAATTCAGTAATATTATTTCCAAACCCTGTAGAGCAGTGTTGAAGGAGTACATCacatttaagtttaaaaatgaaGACACTGCAGCTAGAAGAGAATCAACTGACTTGTGGCTAAGGGCCATGCAAGTTTTCATCTTATCTTCAGGATATCCTGAGGAATTTGAGAAACTTCTTTTTAAGGAAGAGGATGATTATAACAAAGAGCTAAACTTTGCGTTGTCAAAGGCAAAAAACTCCCCAAAGAGTAAAGGCCAAGGAGGAAAGGCCAAAGGAATAGAGGGCAGACATGGTATGTTGCTGCCTGACAAAAATGCCGAAAATGCAGGAAGAACGCACTTGTGCTTCATTCGACTTCTTGAAAATTCACTTGAGCAATTCTATGTTCATAAGAACCCAGAAAActgtaaaaggttttttttccgtTTTATGAATGTCCTGGTCAAGAAATGCACAAGATACCTGATTCCAAGCATAGGAAACACGGTGATGTTGTTGGAATTCCAGTATATGCTCTGTTGTGCTGTCCTGATGCGTCTCTCCAAGAACATTACTCTCTGCTTTCCGAAGAGTTACATTGCTCTCATTCATTACTGGGAGTTTTTGTTCAGAAGCAAGGACCATAACAAAGAACTTAGAGACACATTTTCTATTATACAGGAGTATAGACCAAAGGATGCATATGTAGCTGTACAGAATTTCAGATTTCATCTCTGTTATCTAGCAGAAGTTTTGTGTGGAGTTCATGGAAAATTCAATGTCCTTTTGGATGCTTTTGAGGATCCTGATTGCATAACTTCAGGGGAGGCTGAGCGGACCGTAGTGCTGTGCTTAGTGATGTTACTGAATGCTGACCAGGTACAGAATTCTAGATATAGATCCCTCTTACGCCACCACTTCCCTGAAATCAAGGTGatgctgaaatcaatgagaaaagACTCTCCCTCTAAAGTGCCTGAAAGATTGCTACGGGTTGTGGAACAAGTGAGTGATGCGACACATGTAAGAGAAATCGCTGCAGGCCTGCAAGAGCTGCTGACAGAGCGAGATGCAGAGTACTTGGTTGACTGCCGATGGAAGTGGGACTCTGCATACACTCAGGGGCATCCACCCATACGGGGCATCCTGTATGAAACCATAAACCTTGACAGGTTTATGACCTCTTTGGATAAGACAGAATACACTGATGAGCTAGAAAAGGAACTTGAAAGGGTTCATTGCTTAGAGGACCAAAAGGATCCCCTGGAAGTCATTGCACTCAGCAAGCAACAGAAGCAAGAGCAGAAAGCATCTGCTCAACGCCAGCTGCGTCGtgtcttccatttcatttttgtaTGCATGAGGTGGAAAAGGAAGGCCTGCTCCAAAGCTGAGCCTGTTGCAATGGAAGGAGAGGAATTTTTATCAGAGATCTTCAAAAAAGCAGATATTGACCAAACCCAGTGTGACCTCTGTGGAGTCAGATTTATCCAGAGCTCTGAGAACTATTTCAGCCGGTCAGAAAACATAGAGGCAGACACTTCTGAAGCTGTGACACCAACAGAGATCAGCGGGGAAGAAAAGTTGCATGCAGAAGGAAATGCAGTTTCTGTGGCCAATGAGGCTTACGTAGAGCACAGAAGCACAGatgaacacagaaataataaCGTTGCCTACAAATACTACGCCGACTTCTTTAGAAGAAAGATAGATCCAATAATATATGATGGACTGGAAGTAGTGGAGGCCATTACAGAAAAGACTTACACCCGAGACTACTTAGCATATAAAGAAGGTTCCAACTTACgccagagaaaaatcaaagagaatATTAAGAAGATTTCAGATGCGGTAGAGGAAATCTATGAGAGAAAAGCCTGGGCTAAAG ctgaagaaataatAACCAAACATGCCAACAAATTGGTTGCCACCATTGATGAGGCTCGTAAGTGGCTGAAGAAAATGGACTCTCACAGGATAAAAGAAGAAG GCTTTGTGCATGACAGAGACTTGGAAAATGAAGTGGAAGATGAAAGCATGACTTTTGAAGAACTTGTCTATAAAAAaccctcaagaaaaaaaggaagatgtgggaaatggtaa